Within Anopheles ziemanni chromosome 2, idAnoZiCoDA_A2_x.2, whole genome shotgun sequence, the genomic segment CGTTGACGGTGCAAACGATCCACCGGAACAAGGCCCCTTGCCGGGTGGTTCGGGCGGGACAGAGCGCATCCCTTTCGTTCAACACCATCGAGCCCATGCCGGCCCTGCGTAGTGGGATGGTCATACTGCCAGACTATGAGAGCAACGAAATCGCTTGTGGAAGCTTTTTCTTTCAGGTAAACACACCATTTTTTGCACGAATCTTGCCTAAAACAATACactaacacaaaacaaatgtattttAGGCTCAAGTTTCCGTGCTGTTCCACGCGACGCGCATCTATAAGGGATTTCAGACTACCGTCCATATCGGTAGCATTCGGCAGACGGCCATTATCGAGGGCATCATGGGTGCCGGAGAGACCGGGATCGGCACAAATCAAACCGCCTCGGTGCTGTTCCGATTCCTGCGACACCCGGAGTATGTGCGGCCGGGTATGAGGATACTATTTCGCGAGGGTACCAACAAGGGTATTGGGAAGGTGACGCAAGTCTTTCCGCTGAAGAAAGCACCCAGCACCACCGAATAATGGGGGCAGAGCCCCTTTGCCGATGGATGCTTACTTCTTCTATGtacatgttaaaaataatttgaactcTAACAAACGAATTAATATTTGCTAGCGTGTGACGATTgtaatagaaataaatttttctgtgattgaaaaagaaatactttaacacacacatacaaacccACACGCCGCGCTCATATCAAACGACTTATTTCGAATAGAGCCGAAGCACATTTGAGAAAGCATaacttttaacaaaattttctGTCAGAATTAAACTCAATTatataatttacaaaaaaaaaacaagatgtttatttaataGGTAGTGTTTGTTCACGTTAGGGTACAATTAAAATGTTCAAATGTTTTAGGAGTTAATCAGGATAGTGCCATCCAGGAGGAGACAGACTACAAAAGGAACAGAGAGAAGCAAACACAGACTAGAGAGGAAAATGGATTAACAAACcttttaataaaattcttcCTATCGCCTGCCTGAATAACAAACAAGGGAGTTTCAATTAATGTTGTACTTTATTGGAGTCTTCTTCCGGTACCAACAATTCTGCCGATGGTGAAGTAAACTTAAACAACACAGCAAGCGACGCCAGCGCAGCATTACCCTTTTCCTTCTCTAGCAACCGAATCCAAGACAGCAACGAATCTTTCGTCGATGACCCGGTACAGCAGATCGCGTAAATGATGCCATCTTCCTGCTCGTGTACCGATCGCCTTCGTGTGCTGACAGCGGAACCTGATTGTTTGGTTTTACGAAACCGTAAATCCAAACCAATGTAGGGGTTTTCTAATTTTGATACATCTGcaagaaaagaatgaaacgtttaacataaaaattagTCACTATTTTTTGCTTTGGTCGTACCATCGGGGTCTCCGGATGCTTCTAACGGTTGCAGTTTCTTTGGTGCACTTTTCAGTACATAGTAGTTGATGGATCGATTCCGCAGCCATATAACAAATGGTCCCTCTATGTACACAGGTTCTTGCTTATCGTGCGCCTCTAGTAGCTCCGACTGCTCTAAGCTTTGTCCACTGACCACCCACGTGTGGTCCAGTGCGTTTTCAACCGTCTTCGTATCGAACACATCAATCTGGCTGCGCGGATCGATCGAACACATTCGCTCCACGGCTAACCGGGCCAGTTCCAGGGCGTCATCCGGCACCGGATTCGGCAGCAGCCAAGGGGAAAGATTTTTAAACTTTGGCATCCAATACATCATGCGCCAGTACTTTCGCACCGGGTGTCCCTTCTTGCCGAATACATTCACCAGCATCGCTTCCATTTCGTAGTCTGGCATAACGCCATTATCCTCCATCTGCTCCAGTAGATCGATGATACACTGCTGCTGCCGTGGGTAGTGCATAAATTCGGCCTGAAAAATGTTCGTCGGGATGAACTTGCCTTTCGGCATCACGTCGATCAGTGCCTTGTACACAGCGATATCTTTACTAACGCCGAACTCTTCCATGTGCCGTAGGGCGGCATAGATAAACTCTACGTGATTTCTTCGATGCACGCTTcgcttttcaaaaattttcacCATTTCTATGTAGGTTTGTTTATCCTTCTTGGCGGCCGATTCGAAGAGGTTCGTTCGCAATATTAAACTTTTCCCATCCTCCGGTTTCTGGTTGTTTTTCGTGTCCTTCGACTGTGTACTGCAGAGGCACGTTTGCGTTCCACCCAGCCGCGTCGAGATCCTTAGGATTTCGGCGGTCGCCCTCAGATGCCTTATGAGCAGCATTCTTTAGTTTCGTTTGTTCCCTAAAATTCGaaatagcaaaataaaaataaaatttgcggTACGTTACCGCTTTCGCGTAATTGTTGCTTGGAGCGAGAAATGTCATAACAATTGCCTTTTTTCGATCCACGCAAGGTTTATAGTGCTCGCtatacaaaacaaatcaatcaacagtgacagaagcaaaacgaaagaacttgacatttttctttatttataaacATGTTTCAAGCGGACACCGgtcgaaaaaatcaaacgagacAAGATGTCCGTAGCTCTGAGAatcttcaattttcctccgatTTTCACCAACGTAGACGTACGAGAGTTCTTAAACTTGTTCGGGCTTCAGACAACTGGTGTTTTCCGAAGAAGAAATTGCCACGGCGCCTTCGTTAACGTTGCGAACGAAGCTGAAGCACGACTAGTGATATCCCGGTTGCATCAGCTGTTGATCAAAAGTCATAGGATAAAAGTGGAATATTacgagcgtggaaaagaatcGAACGATGAGGAGAAGAGTTTGGTAACCGATACTCAAGTGGCtgtgaaaggaaaaaccttcAACGAAATACAAGAAGGACGTCCTACCATTAACTATGAAGGATTTCCACCGCCATATCTATTGTACCGCTATCCTAAGCATACACCTTCAATACTGGCTAACATATGTAGCGAGTTGGCCTCAAATACACCCTTCTATTACCAAGTTTTACATTTAATGAATAAAATGAACTTAAAGGCACCATTTCCAAGACTAGATCCTGAGAAAGAAGCATCAACTAGCGGTTCCGTGCCGCTTCCAaatcaaacaacttcggaTGATGAATCGGAGCTGGAATCAGATGATGAGACacatgaaaggaaaaaggctAAATTAAACCACCTAAAGCCAACAATGAGAGTACTGAACTACGATAAACTTCTGCCCCAGTCACAGGATGTGGACAAACGGCCCACCAAGAAACCCAACATAGAAATACACATTTCTGGGGAAAGCTTAACCACAACCCAATCTGTATGCAGTGCAAAGGGTAAAGCTACAAGCGCTGAAGAAGCGGAAAAAACCAACGAATTGAGTCCACAACAAACCCAACTTATTTCGTTGGATGATATCCTTAATAACCGTATACCCGAGGAACAGCGAAATGGATTAAGTGTGTTTCAAAATTATACTCCCGGCGAGCCAACAACTAAGCTGTACATTAAGAACCTAGCAAAATCGGTTACAGAGCAGGATTTACAAAATGTTATTCGTATCTTCTTCGAGAAAGACTTGCCATGCGAATTCAACGTGAAACTTATGAAAACAGGGCGTATGAAAGGTCAAGCGTTCATATCGTTTCATCCGGTGGGCGAAGCCAAATCTTCCAGCAACGACATTTTGAAGCAATGTGTCGCCCGTGTTCTTTCCACTATCAATGgttatattttaaaagataAACCAATTGTGGTATCATATGCCAAAAGTACATAAATCAACGAGTTCCTTTCATGTGTTGCGAGGTCTTTTGAGAAACCATTCATCATTAAAAATCCTTTGTAGTATCACTGCAGCATTTTTCATTCATCCTAGGTACAATCAATAGAAAAGATTAGaccgaaagttattaagcaaAAAAACTAATGTCTGAAACTGGAATATGAAAATACTCGAGTAGTTTAAAGAAACGGCGTTTTTTATTGTGATTTATCTAGTTGAGGCGTAACCAAAAGGTAAGAGGCGGTGATTGATTTCGTTTtaatgaaatcaatttttattctttcaaataACTATAAATTTTTATGGGAGTGTGCTACAAAAACcttgtttttgtaaaaattagTAGAAAGTGAAACGTCATAAAGCGCGGCACAACATAGGTAAACAAACGATTTTCGATGTATTTTCCCTCGCAGAGGCGACACAGATGTGCAGTGACGGTGTTCGAGACGGCCGGTCCGTCTGAAGTAATTTGTTAACTCTGTACGAAGTTACTTGGTGACTGTGATCTCTAAACTTACTGCTGAACGTACAACGAATCACAACGGCCATTATGGATCCTCCGTCGAATAAAACAAGGCAACCATTGACGAACGTTTCCAACAACGTTAGTCAACGTTTACAGAAACACAGCGCAGCATCCACCGAACAATCGGAATTATCGCGTAAGCACTCTGCTCCAGCTTACTGCGatactttttttgtttataagaAGTGTTACGGGCAGCATTTTAGCAACGAAGAAGGTAATGCTACTATGTTTAAAATGACTGACCAGCTGTGCTTCCTCATTCGTATCGTTTCCATGCCTACTTTGCAGATCCTTTCGACCGACTTTCCGATGAGGTCATCCTGCAAATATTCAAGTGGCTCCCGAAAAAATCTCTTCTTGCCTGCGGTGAAGTGAACCACCGGTTCAATCGCGTGTCCAAGGACGAGACACTGTGGGTACGGCTAGACCTGTCTTGCCGTCGAATAAAGACTGATGCTTTGAGCGATATTCTCAACCGTGGCATTGTGGTGCTACGGATGTCACAAGCGTCCATTGCTAGGCCTGACAACATGTCCGATGCCGAATTTTCACATCGCACCAAGTTACAGTACCTGGATCTAAGCATGTGCACGGTTGATAAGGATGTTTTGTGTGCCCTGCTGGCGAGCTGCCGGTCACTCATCAAGCTTAGTTTGGAGAACGTTCCTCTGAACGAACAGATCTGTGCCGAAATAGCCGCTAATCCCACGCTGGAATCACTAAATCTCACCATGTGTTCTGGCATTAGCGCCACTGGGATGCGAACGATAGCGAAGGGATTGACAAAATTGCAGAGTTTGAACGTTGGATGGGCCTACCTTTCCTCGGAGGCAGTTACCGAGTTGGTTCACAATCTGACACCGCACATACTCCGTCTCAACCTTGCTGGATGCCGCAGTACATTGGGGAATGAAGGTAGGACAAACATATTGAATAGGTAAGAAAAAAGATCCATGTAAAACTATTGTCTCTGCTTGCAGGATTAGCGGTGCTAGTGAAAAGATGCCCAAGGCTGCTAGAGCTTGATCTCTCTGATTGCACGCAACTGAATTCAGAAGCCATTCAGCTAGTTTGCCGACTACGAAAGTTGGAATATTTATCTCTCTCTAGGTGTTACAATATAAACGTTACCTCATATTTGTAAGTACAGGAAACTTATAAACCGCATCTTCCGTGAGAAACGCATAAACACGAATTTAACCTATCTATTGGTTGCAGGAGTTTGACTGATCTTCGTTCGCTGTTGTTCTTAGACTTGTTTGGTCTAATGTCCGACAATGCCATCGCAACATTGCAGCATTCCTTTGCCGGTGTTGGTATCAATAAGTTTTATCATAGCTCCGTCGCACGACCCACTGTCGGCACTAGAAGAACTTCCATCTGGGGCATTCGAACTAGAGAATGAACACGGAAGAACGTAGACCGAGTATGTTTAAAGTGCACTAGCACCAACTAAGAGTTATCGAAacttaaattatgaaaaagtaataaacatCTATAAAACTGAGCAAGAAATGCAATAATCTTTTCAACagtatttttcgaaaattatATATAATGTACATATTTCAATGAGAAACTCGGTGATGCTAATAGTATATGAAAGCCGAGCGCAGGGTCTTCCTCTAACCAAAGCTAGAGTCCATTAATCCTTAATAATCAGTCGAAAGGTACGGGatacgagaaaagaaaatgattgcttatattaaaaagaaagagaTTCATTTCTGCCACGTCTACATTACACAAAGGAGAAGAATACCGTTGTAAAAGGTCTATTGTAGTTGGATTCAAATTATGTAACACGTTCCGTGGTCTTAGAAAATACAGTTTATTAGTGTATCGGCAATTCTTTCGTGGAGACATTATTACACTTTGTGTTCATTACCGTTTATTTTGTCGTAAAAGCTATTTCTTCGCGAGTAGTTCATGATTATTCCGTCTTAATCATCTGTATCGCCAGGGTGAggaaaaattggaaacaaaatataatctGATGGATAGCGATCGTTGTTTGATGAGcataagaaaagaaacagttttACCTGACGGgatgaatttgaatttctCCACAGCTTAAACGTATAAAAGAATTCTCGTTGAAGGGTGGTTTTGATATACGGTCAAAATTAAACCTAATTTCCACCAGAGTTCGTTTCGGTGGCACCTTTGACACACTGCTTATGCTTTATCTCGTTTCCGGTTTAATCTTCGGAGGATTGAACGAGGTGTACTTagcttttttcggttttttgcTCTTTACTTTCTCGGCCGTAGCGacggacgaggaggaggacgacgacgaggagcccGCCTGAAAGGTGTGCCAGCTATTGACGCGACTCTGCCGAGATTCCTCGAAGTTCTTTTGCCATTCCTTTTGCAGATCGCGCTGCTCTTCCTCTTCGATTTCCGCTTCCCGTTTGCGCTTACGTTCTTCCATGTCCCGCACCTCTAGCTGCTGCCGGCGACGCTCAATGTCCGCAAACAGTTTCATCACCATCACATAGATGGCGTGTTTGTACTTGGAAGGATCGTCTTCCGGAACACCCTCGTGCTTACCTTcctttttgagctttttcttcttttccgcaATCTAAAAAAGTAGGTCAGAATAGGAGTGTGAAAGACGACACGCTCTTTGTAATCGTAGCTAAAAAGTAGTGCCgcagtaacaaaaaaaaaaagctagatACCATCATATCGGTGCGATCCTTGGCTTCCTCGTACACCTCCAGACACTTTTTGCGGGTCGTTTCATTCTCAAGCGTCTTGTACGCTTTACTAATGATTTCGAACGCCTGTTGAGCGCGTTCTAGGTTGTCCGGATTCTTATCCGGATGCACCAGTATCGAGAGACTGCGATACTTTTTCTTTATCTGTTCGAGCGGTGTGTCGCAGTCCAGTTGCAGCACTTCAAATGGGTTCAGATTGAAATAGGTCGCGCCGGGACGCAGTAACCGATCGATCTGCTGTTTGGACGTTAGCACCGAGTCGCgcttttcgatttcttttacCTAAAGAAGTAAACGGGTGCCATGAAATACTGCTTCCGGTGGCCGATTCGGTTTGCTTACCTCCGTGTAGAATTCGTTAAACGATTGCTCCTCGTGTGCCATCTTCAAGCAAGCAGGAATAACGATTACCTAGGCAGGACTGCACTACAATGCACACAATGAGGAGCAGCACTGTGCGCCTATTTTCTAATGAAAagggttttgtttggttcgaTCTATGTTTTGATGCTGTGCGTTCTGTCGTATGTTGTTTTgtctgttttctttcaatcACAATTGAACGTCAAAATAAGTGAAACGGCCATCGTTGACATCCCGTCGAACACGGTGTTGTTATGAAACGTATTTACTACCGCGAAGTTATAGTAAACGTTAGGATTAACATGATTCAATTAAATAAGaaactttaattttcttaaaatattCTAAATTGCTTTCCAAACGCACGTTTGGTCTCGGTAAATGTATTTgaaaaatggatgttttgtGCAGTATTGAATCAGCAAAACTAAACGTCGAATTTAATGCTCCAAAACAGCTGTCATGGACTCTtgaactaaaaaataaatgcatcTAGTCTGAAGTGTCAGTAGAAAGGGGAAGGATTTTTGTTTGGATAAAGAGTGCAACGGCATACTGTACAGGTGTACTGTACTGGAATTAGGTAGTTCTTCATTACCTCGTTTATATAAATTTGCGTCTAAGTTCATAACATAAAGGGAAAAGTGTACCAAACTTGACCGGATGAGAACATGGACAACGATTCCTCCGATCCGCAGCAAGGTGGAAGTGCTCCAACTGGGGATAGTAGCAGCAGTGAACGGGATCATGCCAACAGACGGAACCGTCTAATGCGCATCACACAACAGAGGATCGAAACGGACGAAAGCAGTAGGagtagcagtagtagcagCCGTCATTCAGCCGAAAACGTTATGGAAGACGTAGCCCCAAACCCACCGGAGGCACCGGAAGACGAAGAGTCACGTCTATTTGAAGACTACATACGCGAACGAGAATCTGTTGGGATGGAGATTTACAACACCGAGCTTCCAACCGAGCATGCGGTAAGTAAAACGTGCAAAATGGGGGGTATAGAAATGCTAAATTTCTAATTTAATTGTTTCACTCCTTGTATGGCAGTATCTGGGTAAATTGGAGCGTGTAGAAGGAGTTGATTATTTGGAGCCCGGAAAAACGTACCGCCTGCCGATCTACAGTCATCACTCGATAGTCTTCCCTGGAGAAATCGTCCCGCTAATGCTGAATGCCTCCCATATGCACAATATTGGCGTGTACGGTTCATCCGATGGACTGAAGTTTGGGCTTGTTTTTCAGGATCAGTACACAAGCTCCGAGGGCATCTACGGTGTCACATGCCAGGTGTACGAACGGGGCAATGAGGGTGAATCTGCGCTGCTGAAAACGGTAGCCCAGCAGCGATTTATTGTCGTCCGTCACTCACAGGAGAGAAGGTAATTGGGAACGGAAGGCAGACTTCGGCAGGAAACCGATTTGAATAACGAAACGTGCACCTCCTCCGTTTATTTGCAGGGTCGAGGTGAGAATTCTTCCAGAAATTGTGCTTCCCGATCCGCTGATCAGCACCTGCTCCAATGCCATGGTACGGTACGCGCACAGCAGTCGTAAGGATCGACTCGCCAGCTTTAAGCGACTGCTGACGCAATCGACCGTCTGGCCACAGTTTGTGTACGATCAGTACGGCACGGAGGAGGTATTGAAGAAGGTGGAACGGTATCTATCGTCACTGAAAATCACCAGCGTACCGACCGATCCCGTCAAGCTCTCCTTCTGGCTGGCACGCAATATTCCCCTCACGGAAGAGAACCGTAAAACAATATTCGGCACCGACTCGGTGCTGCGCCGAATGCTCATCATCAACAAGACGTTGGATCATGTACGTATAACGGAACAAGGAAAAGGATCCTACATAAACTTTACTGTTATCTCGTTCCacctcatttttttttactctttcgTAGATGAGGTGTTACATCTGCAAACGGTGTGAAAACGAGGTCGCCAGTTACAGCGACATATTCGCCATGTCGAAGCAGGGTGTTCAGACGAGCTACTGCAATCCGTCGGGTTATGTGCACGATACGTTAACGGTGCATAAAACCAAGGAAGACTCCACCATAACCGTCGGTCCACCGTCCGCGGAGTTCAGCTGGTTCCCTGGCTATTCATGGCAAATAATCGTACGTCAAATTGGAGCAACGAATATTTTTGCTCCC encodes:
- the LOC131284538 gene encoding dnaJ homolog subfamily C member 8 isoform X2 — its product is MAHEEQSFNEFYTEVKEIEKRDSVLTSKQQIDRLLRPGATYFNLNPFEVLQLDCDTPLEQIKKKYRSLSILVHPDKNPDNLERAQQAFEIISKAYKTLENETTRKKCLEVYEEAKDRTDMMIAEKKKKLKKEGKHEGVPEDDPSKYKHAIYVMVMKLFADIERRRQQLEVRDMEERKRKREAEIEEEEQRDLQKEWQKNFEESRQSRVNSWHTFQAGSSSKKPKKAKYTSFNPPKIKPETR
- the LOC131284493 gene encoding protein cereblon, which encodes MDNDSSDPQQGGSAPTGDSSSSERDHANRRNRLMRITQQRIETDESSRSSSSSSRHSAENVMEDVAPNPPEAPEDEESRLFEDYIRERESVGMEIYNTELPTEHAYLGKLERVEGVDYLEPGKTYRLPIYSHHSIVFPGEIVPLMLNASHMHNIGVYGSSDGLKFGLVFQDQYTSSEGIYGVTCQVYERGNEGESALLKTVAQQRFIVVRHSQERRVEVRILPEIVLPDPLISTCSNAMVRYAHSSRKDRLASFKRLLTQSTVWPQFVYDQYGTEEVLKKVERYLSSLKITSVPTDPVKLSFWLARNIPLTEENRKTIFGTDSVLRRMLIINKTLDHMRCYICKRCENEVASYSDIFAMSKQGVQTSYCNPSGYVHDTLTVHKTKEDSTITVGPPSAEFSWFPGYSWQIIVCVNCRQHLGWKFVATKKNFLPKSFYGLSGTSITVKLHGDPASNQQNETPNDDNDSSVSPPGHVFFYPHYLEDDEDDEDYELEPDDPVY
- the LOC131282487 gene encoding evolutionarily conserved signaling intermediate in Toll pathway, mitochondrial, translating into MLLIRHLRATAEILRISTRLGGTQTCLCSTQSKDTKNNQKPEDGKSLILRTNLFESAAKKDKQTYIEMVKIFEKRSVHRRNHVEFIYAALRHMEEFGVSKDIAVYKALIDVMPKGKFIPTNIFQAEFMHYPRQQQCIIDLLEQMEDNGVMPDYEMEAMLVNVFGKKGHPVRKYWRMMYWMPKFKNLSPWLLPNPVPDDALELARLAVERMCSIDPRSQIDVFDTKTVENALDHTWVVSGQSLEQSELLEAHDKQEPVYIEGPFVIWLRNRSINYYVLKSAPKKLQPLEASGDPDDVSKLENPYIGLDLRFRKTKQSGSAVSTRRRSVHEQEDGIIYAICCTGSSTKDSLLSWIRLLEKEKGNAALASLAVLFKFTSPSAELLVPEEDSNKVQH
- the LOC131281504 gene encoding uncharacterized protein LOC131281504, with translation MSVALRIFNFPPIFTNVDVREFLNLFGLQTTGVFRRRNCHGAFVNVANEAEARLVISRLHQLLIKSHRIKVEYYERGKESNDEEKSLVTDTQVAVKGKTFNEIQEGRPTINYEGFPPPYLLYRYPKHTPSILANICSELASNTPFYYQVLHLMNKMNLKAPFPRLDPEKEASTSGSVPLPNQTTSDDESELESDDETHERKKAKLNHLKPTMRVLNYDKLLPQSQDVDKRPTKKPNIEIHISGESLTTTQSVCSAKGKATSAEEAEKTNELSPQQTQLISLDDILNNRIPEEQRNGLSVFQNYTPGEPTTKLYIKNLAKSVTEQDLQNVIRIFFEKDLPCEFNVKLMKTGRMKGQAFISFHPVGEAKSSSNDILKQCVARVLSTINGYILKDKPIVVSYAKST
- the LOC131284504 gene encoding S-phase kinase-associated protein 2, translated to MDPPSNKTRQPLTNVSNNVSQRLQKHSAASTEQSELSRKHSAPAYCDTFFVYKKCYGQHFSNEEDPFDRLSDEVILQIFKWLPKKSLLACGEVNHRFNRVSKDETLWVRLDLSCRRIKTDALSDILNRGIVVLRMSQASIARPDNMSDAEFSHRTKLQYLDLSMCTVDKDVLCALLASCRSLIKLSLENVPLNEQICAEIAANPTLESLNLTMCSGISATGMRTIAKGLTKLQSLNVGWAYLSSEAVTELVHNLTPHILRLNLAGCRSTLGNEGLAVLVKRCPRLLELDLSDCTQLNSEAIQLVCRLRKLEYLSLSRCYNINVTSYLSLTDLRSLLFLDLFGLMSDNAIATLQHSFAGVGINKFYHSSVARPTVGTRRTSIWGIRTRE
- the LOC131284538 gene encoding dnaJ homolog subfamily C member 8 isoform X1, whose amino-acid sequence is MAHEEQSFNEFYTEVKEIEKRDSVLTSKQQIDRLLRPGATYFNLNPFEVLQLDCDTPLEQIKKKYRSLSILVHPDKNPDNLERAQQAFEIISKAYKTLENETTRKKCLEVYEEAKDRTDMMIAEKKKKLKKEGKHEGVPEDDPSKYKHAIYVMVMKLFADIERRRQQLEVRDMEERKRKREAEIEEEEQRDLQKEWQKNFEESRQSRVNSWHTFQAGSSSSSSSSSVATAEKVKSKKPKKAKYTSFNPPKIKPETR